Proteins encoded in a region of the Psychromicrobium lacuslunae genome:
- a CDS encoding carboxymuconolactone decarboxylase family protein, which yields MAERALDDASKAMLAVVLGVAHQSERCILTHAEAAVVAGVTRQQLIEALNLTIVFGGAPGYGFAAFALDTFDTFTTKTSTPEPLSA from the coding sequence ATGGCCGAAAGAGCGCTCGACGACGCAAGCAAGGCAATGCTCGCGGTGGTGCTGGGTGTGGCTCACCAGAGTGAGAGATGCATCCTGACTCACGCGGAAGCTGCCGTCGTTGCCGGAGTCACCAGGCAACAGCTGATTGAGGCGCTCAACCTAACCATCGTGTTCGGCGGCGCGCCCGGCTACGGCTTCGCCGCGTTCGCACTCGATACTTTTGATACCTTCACGACGAAAACTTCCACCCCGGAGCCGCTCAGTGCCTGA
- a CDS encoding winged helix-turn-helix transcriptional regulator: MSNISKNGQFSCGLDAAVAVVGGKWKPLILWALHEQSRRFGELRREVRGVTEKMLTQQLRELESDGIVHREVYREVPPRVEYSLTPLGQSLNQALLPLGDWGEANISTIIRAKNQTTA, translated from the coding sequence ATGTCGAACATTTCCAAGAATGGTCAGTTCAGCTGCGGCCTCGATGCCGCCGTCGCTGTCGTCGGTGGAAAATGGAAACCATTGATCCTCTGGGCCCTGCATGAGCAGTCGCGACGGTTCGGCGAGTTGCGACGGGAAGTTCGCGGCGTGACCGAGAAGATGTTGACTCAGCAATTGCGAGAGCTGGAGAGTGACGGCATCGTCCACCGGGAGGTCTACCGCGAAGTGCCACCACGGGTCGAGTACTCGCTCACTCCGCTCGGCCAATCTTTAAACCAGGCTTTGCTGCCGCTCGGTGATTGGGGCGAGGCGAACATCTCCACGATCATCCGGGCAAAGAACCAGACCACAGCTTGA
- a CDS encoding MerR family transcriptional regulator has translation MRIGELARRTGVSERSLRYYEEHGLLASERTSGGHRDFPERAVDRVILIQQLFAAGLHSKKIGQLLPCMRDADGGPNERATGALVRELIAERERIDRLIGDLQNSRAVLDEVIGGVKARDERTAPLRAS, from the coding sequence GTGAGAATTGGTGAGTTGGCACGGCGTACCGGGGTGAGTGAACGGTCACTGCGCTATTACGAGGAGCATGGCCTGCTGGCATCGGAGCGTACCTCCGGTGGGCACCGCGACTTCCCCGAGCGGGCGGTGGATCGAGTGATCCTTATTCAGCAGCTGTTTGCCGCGGGGCTGCACAGCAAGAAGATCGGCCAGTTACTACCCTGCATGCGCGACGCCGACGGCGGGCCTAATGAACGCGCCACTGGTGCGTTGGTTAGAGAGTTGATCGCGGAGCGCGAGCGGATCGACCGGCTGATCGGAGATCTTCAGAATTCCAGGGCGGTGTTGGATGAGGTGATTGGCGGGGTAAAAGCCAGGGATGAGAGGACAGCTCCATTGAGGGCATCATAG
- a CDS encoding polysaccharide deacetylase family protein: MTTELFSYSPITERPTINWPDGKRVAFYLGLNVEHFLPDRPSTSIWPSTLVPDALNHGWRDYGARVGIWRITEILDRHGIRASVLLNSMVAEHNPQIIEAGLERDWPWLARGSTNSILHTGLDRAEEQQVLSNIIDTIESSTGKKPQGWMGPGLSETHHTAELLAELGLGYVLDWTNDDQPYPLTVPGMFSLPYTVELNDLILFPRGLTGPDFLQMVKDQHEVLSKDSQTSGRVMALALHPFVIGQPFRAKYLDLALEYLAAQPDVWLTTSDEIYQHYRQSPTPGTLKAAHNISTQRSAGWTK; this comes from the coding sequence ATGACGACAGAACTCTTCAGCTACAGCCCCATCACCGAACGCCCCACCATCAACTGGCCGGACGGCAAGCGGGTCGCTTTCTACCTCGGCCTCAACGTCGAGCACTTCCTGCCCGACCGCCCCTCCACCAGCATTTGGCCCTCCACCCTCGTCCCCGACGCGCTCAACCACGGTTGGCGGGACTACGGCGCGCGGGTGGGCATCTGGCGGATCACCGAGATCCTGGACCGGCACGGCATCCGAGCCAGCGTGCTGCTGAACTCGATGGTCGCCGAGCACAACCCGCAGATCATCGAGGCCGGCCTGGAGCGCGACTGGCCCTGGCTAGCCCGTGGCAGCACCAACTCGATCCTGCACACCGGCCTAGATCGCGCTGAGGAACAACAAGTCCTCAGCAACATTATCGACACCATCGAATCGTCCACCGGCAAGAAACCACAGGGCTGGATGGGCCCGGGCTTGTCCGAGACCCATCACACCGCCGAGCTGCTCGCCGAACTGGGCCTCGGCTACGTCCTCGACTGGACCAATGACGATCAGCCCTACCCGCTCACCGTGCCCGGCATGTTCAGCCTGCCGTACACCGTCGAGCTGAACGATCTCATTCTCTTCCCGCGCGGCCTGACCGGGCCCGATTTCCTGCAGATGGTCAAAGATCAGCACGAAGTCCTCAGTAAAGATTCGCAAACTAGTGGCCGGGTGATGGCGCTCGCGCTGCATCCCTTCGTGATCGGCCAGCCGTTCCGTGCCAAATACCTTGACCTCGCGCTCGAATATCTCGCCGCGCAGCCCGACGTCTGGCTCACCACGAGCGACGAGATCTACCAGCACTACCGCCAGTCCCCCACCCCGGGTACCCTCAAAGCAGCACATAACATCAGCACGCAAAGGAGCGCCGGATGGACAAAGTAG
- a CDS encoding NAD(P)-dependent oxidoreductase: MTNTVTVIGLGPMGQAIARVLLLAGREVTVWNRTVEKAIHLEELGARIAATPREAIRQSEIVLISVRGNDLVRRILTDAEVAGTAAILLNLSSDTPASARQLAAWVADQGIRYLGGTMLTPSALVGQSGSTAVLGGDRAVYEKARSILEIVAPELSYFGDDPGAVAALDLALLDAFWTTVAGWSHAVALGRAEGLNANSLVERLTSIVHLAAQVGTGISHDAEAGKYPGEVSTIASAHTTLRHLLQASADRALDTGVPGAIEGLLRRAVDQSRGEDGPSRLVSMIEQGG, from the coding sequence ATGACTAATACCGTTACTGTGATTGGGCTTGGACCGATGGGACAAGCTATCGCCCGGGTTTTGTTATTGGCTGGCCGTGAGGTGACTGTCTGGAACCGTACTGTCGAGAAGGCAATCCATCTCGAGGAGCTCGGCGCGCGCATCGCCGCCACACCTAGGGAAGCTATTCGACAAAGCGAAATCGTGCTGATTTCAGTTCGCGGCAATGATCTCGTCCGACGGATCCTTACCGACGCCGAGGTGGCCGGCACAGCAGCGATCCTGCTGAACCTCAGTTCGGACACCCCCGCCTCGGCACGCCAACTTGCTGCCTGGGTTGCTGATCAGGGGATTCGCTACCTGGGCGGAACCATGCTGACTCCCTCTGCCTTGGTCGGGCAGTCCGGTTCGACGGCTGTACTAGGCGGAGACCGAGCTGTCTACGAAAAAGCCCGCTCTATCCTTGAAATCGTCGCTCCTGAACTTAGCTACTTTGGCGACGACCCCGGCGCTGTTGCTGCCCTCGATCTTGCCCTCCTCGATGCCTTCTGGACCACTGTCGCGGGCTGGAGTCACGCGGTCGCGCTTGGCCGGGCTGAAGGTTTGAACGCGAATTCTTTGGTAGAGCGACTTACCTCAATAGTGCATTTGGCCGCGCAAGTAGGAACTGGAATCTCGCACGATGCCGAGGCTGGTAAGTATCCGGGGGAGGTGTCAACTATCGCCTCGGCGCACACCACATTGAGGCATCTACTTCAGGCCAGTGCGGATCGGGCGCTCGATACCGGGGTTCCCGGTGCAATCGAAGGCCTATTGCGGCGCGCCGTCGACCAGTCCCGGGGCGAGGATGGGCCGTCCAGACTTGTCTCAATGATCGAGCAGGGTGGCTAA
- a CDS encoding dihydrofolate reductase family protein, whose amino-acid sequence MDKVVMYASVSVDGFIADQNDDPGPLFEWLLGGDVPLDDSGFLNVSQASYDYTRPYWDQVAVTIAGRHVFDLTDGWDGVPPSSVDHVVVVSHRAKPDDWHPEAPFHFVEGVEAAVAKAQQLAGDRIVEVAAGDVGGQAFAAGLVDEVRMDVAPVVFGSGKRYFGSLDVQQLLGDPEEVIQGNRVLHLRYRVQR is encoded by the coding sequence ATGGACAAAGTAGTGATGTACGCCTCGGTATCGGTTGACGGTTTCATCGCCGACCAGAATGACGACCCGGGTCCACTTTTCGAGTGGCTGCTCGGCGGCGATGTGCCCTTGGACGATAGCGGTTTCCTGAACGTCTCCCAGGCCTCCTACGACTACACCCGGCCCTATTGGGACCAAGTCGCGGTGACCATCGCGGGTCGCCACGTCTTTGACCTGACCGACGGCTGGGACGGCGTACCGCCAAGTTCGGTCGACCACGTCGTGGTGGTGAGTCACCGGGCCAAGCCCGATGACTGGCATCCCGAGGCGCCTTTCCACTTCGTCGAAGGCGTTGAAGCCGCGGTGGCTAAAGCACAGCAACTCGCGGGCGATCGTATCGTTGAGGTGGCCGCGGGCGACGTCGGTGGCCAGGCCTTTGCCGCCGGCTTGGTCGATGAGGTGCGGATGGATGTCGCCCCGGTGGTTTTCGGCTCCGGCAAGCGCTACTTCGGCTCGCTCGACGTTCAGCAGCTGCTGGGTGACCCCGAGGAGGTCATTCAGGGCAACCGGGTGCTTCACCTGCGCTACCGGGTACAGCGCTGA
- a CDS encoding ArsR/SmtB family transcription factor — protein sequence MPEVFHADPKDVTLPTILAALSDPLRLSIVSFLANHGESECNAIYQGVGTSKTNASHHFRILREAGLIRRHHEGQKQTARLRRDEVDEYFPHLLDAVLANAVPSVEPSGSEEP from the coding sequence GTGCCTGAGGTCTTCCACGCCGACCCAAAAGATGTCACGCTACCAACAATCCTGGCAGCGTTGAGCGACCCGCTGCGACTGAGCATTGTCAGTTTCCTGGCCAACCATGGTGAGAGCGAGTGCAATGCGATCTACCAGGGCGTGGGCACCAGCAAAACCAATGCCTCACACCATTTCCGGATCTTGCGGGAAGCCGGTTTGATCCGTCGTCATCATGAGGGCCAAAAACAAACCGCTCGGTTGCGCCGCGACGAGGTCGATGAATATTTCCCCCACTTACTCGACGCAGTCCTTGCCAATGCGGTGCCAAGCGTAGAACCTTCTGGCAGCGAAGAACCCTAG